Proteins from a single region of Electrophorus electricus isolate fEleEle1 chromosome 5, fEleEle1.pri, whole genome shotgun sequence:
- the tram1 gene encoding translocating chain-associated membrane protein 1 isoform X2, whose amino-acid sequence MKDVATVFFYMLVTIIMHAIIQEYVLDKINRKMHFSKTKHSKFNESGQLSAFYLFSCLWGGSILHSENILSNPVSLWEGYPHTLMAFQMKFYYICQLGYWLHAVPELYFQKVKKEDIPRQLLYISLYLVHIAGAYILNLNRLGLLLLVLHYFVELLFHSSRIIYFSNEERQAGFTVWAVLFVLARLLTLSLSVLTVGFGLAGGEHQGLSLSEGNFNVLFIRVAVLAAICITQAFMMWKFINFQLRRWREHAQTQVSKKKSSSVKGKSRKANGVNGSVSASAADSPRARKDKSS is encoded by the exons ATGAAGGATGTGGCAACGGTTTTCTTCTATATGCTGGTGACCATCATCATGCACGCAATAATCCAGGAGTATGTCCTCGAC AAAATCAACAGGAAGATGCACTTCTCCAAGACCAAACACAGCAAGTTCAATGAGTCTGGCCAGCTGAGTGCCTTCTACCTCTTCTCATGCCTGTGGGGAGGCAGCATTCTGCACTCT GAAAATATCCTGTCCAATCCAGTCAGTCTCTGGGAAGGCTATCCTCACACTCTAATGGC GTTCCAAATGAAGTTTTACTACATCTGTCAGCTCGGCTACTGGCTCCATGCCGTTCCTGAACTCTACTTCCAGAAAGTCAAGAAG GAGGACATCCCTCGTCAGCTGCTCTACATCAGCCTGTACCTGGTTCACATCGCCGGAGCTTACATTCTAAA tctGAACCGTCTGGGCCTGTTGTTACTTGTCCTGCATTACTTTGTGGAGCTACTCTTTCATTCATCCCGCATAATTTATTTCAGCAAtgaggagagacaggcagg GTTCACGGTGTGGGCTGTCCTGTTCGTGCTGGCCCGGTtgttgactctctctctgtccgtgcTCACCGTGGGCTTCGGCCTAGCGGGAGGGGAACATCAGGGCCTGAGTCTGAGTGAGGGAAACTTCAACGTGCTGTTCATCAG GGTCGCAGTCCTGGCTGCCATCTGCATCACTCAGGCTTTCATGATGTGGAAGTTCATCAACTTCCAGCTGCGTAGATGGAGAGAGCACGCCCAGACGCAGGTCTCAAAGAAGAAGTCCTCCTCAGTGAAGGGCAAGTCCAGGAAAG CCAATGGTGTGAATGGGTCTGTGAGTGCCAGTGCAGCGGACTCTCCCAGGGCCAGGAAGGACAAGTCGTCCTAA
- the tram1 gene encoding translocating chain-associated membrane protein 1 isoform X1: protein MGIRKKNNKNPPVFSHEFIIQNHADIVSCVAMVFLLGLMFEITSKIAVLFITVQYNVTITENEGSEETAVNYFHHGMKDVATVFFYMLVTIIMHAIIQEYVLDKINRKMHFSKTKHSKFNESGQLSAFYLFSCLWGGSILHSENILSNPVSLWEGYPHTLMAFQMKFYYICQLGYWLHAVPELYFQKVKKEDIPRQLLYISLYLVHIAGAYILNLNRLGLLLLVLHYFVELLFHSSRIIYFSNEERQAGFTVWAVLFVLARLLTLSLSVLTVGFGLAGGEHQGLSLSEGNFNVLFIRVAVLAAICITQAFMMWKFINFQLRRWREHAQTQVSKKKSSSVKGKSRKANGVNGSVSASAADSPRARKDKSS from the exons atgggaATCAGAAAGAAGAATAACAAGAACCCTCCAGTTTTCAGTCACGAGTTTATAATCCAAAACCATGCCGATATAGTTTCATGTGTTGCTATGGTGTTCCTTCTCGGTCTTATGTTTGAG ATTACATCAAAAATTGCAGTTCTGTTTATAACTGTGCAGTACAATGTCACAATAACAGAAAATG AGGGTTCAGAGGAAACGGCTGTGAATTACTTCCACCATGGCATGAAGGATGTGGCAACGGTTTTCTTCTATATGCTGGTGACCATCATCATGCACGCAATAATCCAGGAGTATGTCCTCGAC AAAATCAACAGGAAGATGCACTTCTCCAAGACCAAACACAGCAAGTTCAATGAGTCTGGCCAGCTGAGTGCCTTCTACCTCTTCTCATGCCTGTGGGGAGGCAGCATTCTGCACTCT GAAAATATCCTGTCCAATCCAGTCAGTCTCTGGGAAGGCTATCCTCACACTCTAATGGC GTTCCAAATGAAGTTTTACTACATCTGTCAGCTCGGCTACTGGCTCCATGCCGTTCCTGAACTCTACTTCCAGAAAGTCAAGAAG GAGGACATCCCTCGTCAGCTGCTCTACATCAGCCTGTACCTGGTTCACATCGCCGGAGCTTACATTCTAAA tctGAACCGTCTGGGCCTGTTGTTACTTGTCCTGCATTACTTTGTGGAGCTACTCTTTCATTCATCCCGCATAATTTATTTCAGCAAtgaggagagacaggcagg GTTCACGGTGTGGGCTGTCCTGTTCGTGCTGGCCCGGTtgttgactctctctctgtccgtgcTCACCGTGGGCTTCGGCCTAGCGGGAGGGGAACATCAGGGCCTGAGTCTGAGTGAGGGAAACTTCAACGTGCTGTTCATCAG GGTCGCAGTCCTGGCTGCCATCTGCATCACTCAGGCTTTCATGATGTGGAAGTTCATCAACTTCCAGCTGCGTAGATGGAGAGAGCACGCCCAGACGCAGGTCTCAAAGAAGAAGTCCTCCTCAGTGAAGGGCAAGTCCAGGAAAG CCAATGGTGTGAATGGGTCTGTGAGTGCCAGTGCAGCGGACTCTCCCAGGGCCAGGAAGGACAAGTCGTCCTAA
- the LOC118241431 gene encoding uncharacterized protein LOC118241431 has product MYPVINLHQVDCHVCRSNLRECVHWGVPLTPAETAPEQITGPQPPIFINSEGEDEGHLPPSPFPESPQHQSEVLIEDVQEQGEEDESADDADDGYDGYDGDDEDDADDGDNDDGGDEDDWTPQDTILHVFGQSHLTIQLPEVSTQFVTDLALDSLRTLMEPVHEYLRRNRTNRNTQMNPCTVGLPGEAPSTSPTCAGSSSGVSNPSQEEDDEVRLICAIRSAQANQPTSRPTSPGPFDCMVPEYGRDHPLLAMKAWRADAWGASFGAAGENYTPGWYPIYHTPPSTGASRPSNTDLAATAQTEHAQHSSGPENTPRDPDEVRAHSSSAAPAVGQSGRSQREQSRSRKRSREANSPSSSHSSESESSPSKMRRENEQE; this is encoded by the exons ATGTACCCGGTCATTAACCTGCATCAGGTCGACTGCCATG tgtgCAGATCCAATCTGCGAGAATGTGTTCATTGGGGTGTCCCTCTGACTCCTGCTGAGACAGCACCAGAACAAATCACTGGACCTCAGCCCCCCATCTTCATcaacagtgagggagaggatgaaggtCACCTACCTCCCTCACCTTTCCCAGAAAGCCCCCAGCATCAGAGTGAAGTCCTGATAGAGGATGTGCAGGAACAAGGTGAAGAGGATGAGAGtgctgatgatgctgatgatggtTATGATGGttatgatggtgatgatgaggatgatgctgatgatggtgataatgatgatggtggtgatgaggaTGACTGGACTCCTCAGGACACGATATTGCACGTCTTTGGCCAGAGCCATTTGACCATTCAACTTCCAGAGGTTTCCACTCAGTTTGTCACTGATCTAGCTCTGGACAGCCTGAGAACACTCATGGAACCTGTGCACGAATATCTGCGCaggaacagaacaaacagaaacacacagatgaatcCGTGCACTGTTGGACTTCCAGGAGAGGCACCATCAACTAGCCCTACCTGCGCAGGCAGCAGCTCCGGTGTGTCAAATCCTTCTCAAGAAGAAGACGACGAAGTGAGGCTCATTTGCGCCATTCGGAGCGCCCAAGCAAATCAGCCCACGAGCCGCCCGACGTCTCCCGGGCCCTTTGACTGCATGGTGCCCGAATATGGCAGGGACCACCCTCTGCTTGCCATGAAGGCTTGGAGGGCCGATGCATGGGGTGCCAGCTTCGGGGCAGCAGGGGAGAACTACACACCTGGATGGTATCCAATTTACCATACTCCACCATCTACTGGTGCCTCCAGGCCATCAAACACGGATTTAGCGGCGACGGCACAGACTGAACATGCTCAGCACAGCTCCGGGCCTGAAAACACTCCCAGAGATCCTGATGAGGTCAGAGctcacagctccagtgctgctcctgccgtgGGCCAGAGCGGCAGAAGCCAGAGGGAGCAAAGTAGgtccaggaagaggagcagagaggcgAACTCCCCgagctcctctcacagctccgaGAGCGAGAGCAGCCCCAGCAAGATGAGACGAGAGAATGAACAGGAATGA